The Desulfuromonas versatilis genome has a segment encoding these proteins:
- a CDS encoding acyltransferase family protein — protein MSTSRIPCLDGIRCIAVAFVLLAHCNGTRYFTLPGRLGDLLHVGNLGVRIFFVLSGFLITTLLLQEREKYGQISLKNFYIRRTIRIFPALYFFVACVVTANSFGWIQLSFSDVLHSLTYTMNYHYDRGWEVGHLWSLAVEEQFYLLWPIALIFFGNRRGLWFALGVVVAVPIIRVLTWEFFPSQRPGIGESFQTVCDALATGCLLAGLRHYWGAPKIKDRCIGGVWVPLIAFGVLTLNYFSSYISISYTVGTTLMNFVIALLIDWAIRNPETRTGHVLNSRIFAYLGALSYSLYLWQQPFLNRASESILCAFPLNIILAFAAAIFSYHLVEQPFLGLRTKFRKPEPLGTIKREQVAASEPEPS, from the coding sequence TGCCTGGATGGCATTCGCTGTATTGCCGTGGCCTTTGTCCTGCTTGCCCATTGCAATGGCACGCGTTACTTCACTTTGCCAGGTCGCCTTGGTGACTTACTTCATGTAGGTAACCTTGGGGTGCGGATTTTTTTCGTTCTCTCTGGGTTTTTGATAACAACCCTCCTTCTCCAGGAGCGAGAAAAATATGGACAGATTTCTCTCAAAAATTTTTACATCCGTCGGACCATAAGGATTTTCCCAGCTTTATACTTTTTTGTCGCATGCGTCGTCACTGCGAATTCATTTGGTTGGATACAACTTTCGTTTTCTGATGTATTGCACTCCCTCACCTATACCATGAATTATCATTATGATCGTGGTTGGGAGGTTGGTCATTTGTGGTCATTGGCTGTGGAAGAGCAATTTTATTTGCTATGGCCTATTGCTCTCATTTTCTTTGGGAACCGGAGGGGGCTTTGGTTTGCCCTTGGAGTAGTTGTCGCAGTACCGATTATCCGGGTTTTGACTTGGGAGTTTTTCCCATCTCAACGTCCAGGTATTGGAGAAAGTTTTCAGACTGTCTGCGATGCTCTTGCCACCGGTTGCCTTTTAGCTGGCCTTCGACATTACTGGGGAGCACCTAAAATTAAAGACCGATGTATTGGTGGTGTATGGGTCCCGCTAATCGCATTTGGTGTTTTAACTCTGAATTATTTTAGTAGCTATATTTCAATTAGTTATACGGTAGGGACCACTTTGATGAATTTTGTCATTGCCCTTTTAATTGATTGGGCAATTCGAAATCCTGAAACAAGAACAGGGCATGTTCTCAACTCAAGAATTTTTGCATACTTGGGAGCTTTAAGTTATTCCCTATATCTTTGGCAGCAGCCTTTCCTTAATAGGGCGTCAGAATCAATATTATGCGCATTTCCACTAAATATTATCCTGGCATTTGCTGCGGCAATTTTTTCGTATCATTTAGTTGAGCAGCCCTTTTTAGGTTTGCGGACCAAATTTAGAAAACCGGAACCTCTTGGAACTATTAAGAGGGAGCAGGTGGCTGCTAGCGAACCCGAGCCCTCTTAA